GCACGCGCCATGCGGCCAGATAGATGGGGCGCGGCATCAGCAGCGCGAGGTTTTTGGTCCAGCCGGCGATCATGTCGCCGGTGGTGCGGTACATGCGCGTCGAGAGCGCTTCGGGCGCGTATCGGAAGCGGATGAGGCGCTGTCCGCGCTTGATGCTGCGCGCGATGGCGACGTCTTCGAGGACGTTGGCACCCTGTGCGCGATGGCCCCCAATCGAGAAGTAGGCGTCGCGTTCGACGAGCAGGAACTGCCCGTTGGCCGCGGCGAGGCGGCGCTGCGGGTCGTTGACCTCCTTCGTTGAATAGACCGAAGCGAGCTCGGAGAAGACCAGCGGCATGAGCGCTCGCTGCCAGAAGCCAGAGACGATCTGGCGCGGCGAGTAGGAGAGCAGCGCGACGTGGTGGCGCTCAGCCTCGCGGAGTGAGCGCGAGAGGTCGTGCGGCTGGTGGACGGTGTCGGCGTCGGTGAAGAGCAGCCAGCGGCCGCGGGCGATCTGCGCGCCTGCCCAGCAGGCGTTGTTTTTGCCGTTGAGCGAGTCGCGGCCGTGGAGGTCAAGCGGCGGCGCGTCGAGCAGCGTGATTCCGGGGTGCGAGGCTGCGGCTTCGGCGGCGATTCGCCGGGTCGAGTCAGTTGAGTCGTCGTTGACGAGGATCAGCTCCCAGTGGCGTCCGAGTTCGAAGCCGGGTTCGGACTGGCTGAGCAGGGAGGCGAGGCAGGCTGGGAGCGACGCCTCTTCGTTGCGCGCTGGCAGGATTATGGAGAGTTCCATCCCTGACGGCCGTGCTGGCTCTGCTTGCTGCGCTGGATTGTCCTGCTCGTCGCGATTCATGAATTCCTGTATGACTTCGTATTATAGGAAGTGGAGCGTGATGTGCGTACTGTACTGCTGAGTGTTGCGTTGGGGCTGCTGCTGACGGCGGGTTGCGACCGTGGGCGCCATCCAGGACAGGTCGGCGGACTTGCGCCGGCGTTTTCGATCTCGGATGGCTCGCAGTCGGCCGATCTGAGCAAGCTGCGCGGCAAGGTAGTCGTGCTGAACTTCTGGGCGACGTGGTGCCCTCCGTGCATCGAGGAGCTGCCGTCGCTGATGGAGTTGCAGCGGCGGATGCCTGAGGTCGCCGTGGTTGCGATCAGCACGGACGAGGACACGGCGGCTTACAAGCAGTTTCTGAGCGAGCACAACATCCAGTTGAGGACGGTCAACGATGCCTCGCAGCGGGTGAATCCGCTGTATGGGACGTTCCGGTATCCCGAGACGTATGTGATCGACCGCAACGGCGTGCTGCGGAGGAAGTTCATCGGGCCGCAGACATGGACGAGCCCGGAGATTATGGACTACCTGGCGAAGCTGGAGCGGAGTTAGCGTTTCGCTACCCTCCCATCCGGTACAATTTTGTGCAAAATATTCATTTTATTTGTTTTAGCTTTGGACTGACTGCGCACAGTATTCATTTTTCAGGTGCCTCACATGCAAGGTCTTAGAAATAAACAGGTTATTTGGTTAAGAGCAAGAGCCTCGGGTTGCGTCCCGAGGCTCTTTTGGTCTCTCTTTCAATTTTAGTGAATTGGTTGTAACTACTCTGCCATTCGTAATTCTTTTTGATTGAGTGGCTTAGAGCATTTGGGGGCTTGACAGGATTTTCTGTGGAAAATTGCGAATTCACTCGCGCATGATCTGCCAGCAGGCTGCGGTCTGAGTGTTGGGCGGCGATGAGTTTGCGGATGCATAATCGTCGAAAGGAGTCCCGAATGAGTGCACAGAGGAGATACCCGTTGTTGTTAGGGCTAGCGCTTTTGGCTGTGGCAGGCGCGGCACAGGATCAGCAGGGGAGTGCGACGCTTACGGTGAATGGGCATGCGGGGCAGGCTCCGGTGATCCAGAGCAATGGACGCTCGTATGTGGATGTGGAGGCGCTCGCGCGGATTACGAATGGGACGCTGGGGTTTCAGGGGAGCCGCATTGTGCTGACGCTGCCGGGTACGGGTGCGGCGGTGCAGCCGAGTGCTACGGCGCCACCGCGGCCTGAGGAGAAGGGGTTCTCGCGGGACTTTCTGCGGGCGGGGATCGAGGGGATGAGCGAGGTCCGGGAGTGGAGGGCGGCGATCGAGAATGCGGTGAGAACGAGAAATCCAGTGGAGGAGAGTTGGGTGTCGAGCTACAGGAGGTCGGCGGAGAGTGGGATGGCGATTGCGAAGGCAGCGGCGACGACGGAGTCGGACAAGAAGGCGGTTCCGCTGCTCGACAATCAGCTGAACAATATGCGACAGCTGAGCGACAGGTTTCTGGATATGCGAAAGAGCGCGAGCTATGTGCCACCGGACTCAGTGGATAACGATCCGCTGGACCAGAAGATCCTCGCGTGTGCGCAGGGGTTAGCAGCGATGGCGGCGCCGGGAGGGCAGTTTCAGGATGTTGTGGCCTGCCATTGAAAAAGCAGATCCCTTCCGGGGATGACAGAGAGAGCAGCAAGAACAAGGAAAAGCGAATCTAGAGGGCGGGGAAGGATTACTGGGCAGCGAAGAGTTCGCGGATGTCTTCGGCGTAGTAGAGCATCTCGTTTAGCTGCCGTATCCCAACGTCCCACTGACCATGCTATCCGGTGTCATCGCAATGTTGACGCGAGAGCCCACTGGAGGTGGAGAATGTCGAAACGAAGAAGGATCGTATTGGTGGTGGTTCTGGTAGTCGCAGCGTTGTTCTCAATTGGGGCAATAGTCGGAACTACCTTCGCCCAGAAGGCAGCAGTTCCCAAACCGCCAAATAAACTTGAACTTGGACAGGATGATGTCAAAGAGCTGTTGCTTCTGATGGACACGGATAAGAATGGCAGGATTTCCAAGCAAGAGTTTATGAAGTTTATGGAAGCAGAGTTCGACAGACTGGATAAGGACAAAAGCGGAGAGCTCGATGCCAAAGAACTAACTCAATCGACTTTGCGGGCAAACCATCCATATCCATTTGCTACCGTGGGCAAGTAACGCTGGGTGCCTATACGCAGAGGGCGCGAGGCGTTGCCTCAGGCTCGGGACGCTAAGAGGTGCTTTGCAGAGCGGTCTGCTGTGCGGTCAGGAGCTCGCGAATGCCTTTGTCGGCGTAGTCGAGCATGTCGTTGAGCTGCCGGCGGGAGTAGGAGTCCTTTTCGGCGGTGGCCTGGGTCTCGACGAGACCTCCGTCGGCGAGCATGACGACGTTCATGTCGACAGTCGCACGGGAGTCTTCTTCATAGCAAAGGTCGAGGAGGATCGAGCCGTCGACGATGCCTACAGAGGTGGCGGCGATCATCTGGCGCAGGGGCGAGGACTTGAGGGTTCCGGCGGCGACGAGCTTGTTGAGCGCGAGTGCGAGGGCGACGGCGGCTCCGGTGATGGCGGCGGTGCGGGTTCCGCCGTCGGCCTGGAGGACATCGCAGTCGAGGATGACGGTGCGCTCGCCGAGGGCCTTCATGTCTACGACTGAGCGCAGGCTGCGGCCGATGAGGCGCTGGATCTCGTGGGTTCGGCCACCGACCTTGCCGCGCTCGGATTCGCGGGGGGTGCGGGTGAGGGTGGCGCGGGGGAGCATGCCGTACTCGGCCGTGACCCAGCCGCGACCGGAGTTGCGCAGCCAGCCGGGGACGCCCTGCTCGACGGTGGCGTTGCAGAGGACGCGGGTGTTGCCGGACTCGATGAGGACGGAGCCCTCGGCGGTGACGACGAAGTTTGGGGTGAGGCGGATGTTACGGAGGGAGTCGGCGGTGCGGCCGTCAGGACGGAAGATGCGAGGTGCTGCTTCGGACATTCGGTGATTATAGCCTTTGGGTGTTGGGGATTCGTTGTTCAGGGCTGAGGGTGCGGGCTGGCTTACTTTGGTAAGGGTTGATGGAGGGAGTGAGTCGGGATCGTGTTCCCGAATTGGGACTCGTTCCGTTTTGGGAATCGCTGGTAGCTGTGATTTTGGTTGGAGATGGGGCGATTCTGGGGGCGCGGCGTTTCATTTTGGGAAATTGTTGACTGTACTGAGACGTCCCGGTGTTGACGCACTGAGGAGGAGATCGATTCTTCTGCTGTAATATCAATCACTTCTGCAGAATGTTCCAGTTTGGCACCTGGATTGATTACAGAAGTGTATCCGCTTGATTTCTGGTAAGCGGTAGAAGATTACTTGGAGTGTGATCGACCATGCAGGTATTGCAGAACCTTACTGCCTTGGGTGTTGCCGGAGTTCGTGCGCAAGGACCCACCGCCAAAACTGAAACCCTTATCAAAGTTGGACCGGTTGGAAGCGAATCCAACGAGAGGCCGCCGCTGCACCTGATGGTGGTGGACGACGATCGTGCGGTGCGGAAGACGTGCCTGGAGGTGGCCGAGGCCATGGGGTTCGTGACGGTGGGGGCCGATAGCCTGGCCTCGGCGCAGGCGATCCTGAGACACCGCAGAATTGATCTTCTGCTGTTAGACCTGAAGCTTCCGGATGGCGGCGGGCTGACGCTGCTGGAGCAGGTGAAGGCGCTGTATCCAGACACGACAGTGGTAGTGATGACGGCGTTCGCGACGGTGACCTCGGCGGTGGAGGCGATGCGGATTGGCGCGGGGGACTATCTGACGAAGCCGTTCGGGCTGGGGGAGATTACGACGGTGCTGGAGCGGGCGAGCCAGCGCCGGTACTTCGACGTGGAGAGCCGGATGCTGCGCGAGAGGCTGCGCTCGCAGAAGGGAGCGGGCGGGCTGCTGGGGCAGTCGCCGGAGATGGAGAAGCTGTACCGGATTCTGTCGAAGGTGGCGTATTCGACGCATCCGGTTCTGATTCTGGGCGAGAGTGGCACGGGCAAGGAACTGGTGGCGCGGTCGATCCACTTCAACGGGCCGAACGCGGACAAGCCGTTTGTGCCGGTGGACTGCGGCTCGCTGGTGCCGAGCCTGATCGAGAGCGAGCTGTTCGGGCATGTGAAGGGGGCATTTACGGGCGCCGACCGCGCCAAGGAAGGTCTGCTGGCAACGGCAGAGGGCGGAACGGTGTTTCTGGACGAGATTGGGGAACTGCCGCTGGACCTGCAGGCGAAGCTGCTGCGGGCGCTGCAGGAGAAAGAGGTTAGGCCGGTGGGCGCGACGCAGGCGAGGCCGATCTCGGCGCGCGTGCTGGCGGCGACGAACCGCGACCTCGCGGGAATGGTGGAGCAGGGACGGTTTCGCAAGGACCTGTTCTTCCGGCTGAACGTCGTGAACCTGAGGATTCCGCCGCTGCGCGATCGAAGGGACGATATTCCGCTGCTGGCGATGCACTTTGTGGAGAGGATGAAGAAGGAGACGGGCGTGGACTACACGGTCTCGGACGAGACGCTGCGGGTGATGGCTGCGTATGACTGGCCAGGAAATGTGCGGGAGTTAGAGAACGCGATTGAGCGGGCCTGCGCGCTTTCGTCGGGGCCGGTGCTGCATATGGGCGATCTGCCGACGCAACTGCAGGACTTCAGGATGCACTCGATTATGGCGGAGCAGCCTGTTGTCGCGGCACAGGGGCCAGGGGCAGCGGACGGCGATGGTTCGATCGTCTCGATTGCGGAGATGGAGAAACAGGCGATTCTGGCGACGATACGGCAGTTGAACGGCAACAAGCTGATGGCGGCACGGTTGCTGGGCATTGGCAAAACGACGCTCTACCGCAAGCTGAAGGAGTATGGGATCGCGGACGTGGGGGACGAGTAGCGAACGTTCCGTTGGGATCGGTTGATCTTTCGTGGGGAGTGGCGCAGAGTGGCAGAGTAGGGAAGAAGGGGGTTGCCATTGAAGTGCACGCATCTGGATCAGATTCGCGACGTGACACCGTCGGCGAAGGGCTGTGAGGAGTGTTTGAAGATGGGCGGAAGGTGGGTGCATCTGCGGATGTGCATGATCTGCGGGCATGTGGGCTGCTGCGACTCTTCGCCGGGTAAACATGCGACGGAGCACTTCCATAAGACGAAGGACCCAATTATGCGGTCGATCGAGCCGGGCGAGGATTGGGGCTGGTGTTACGTGGATGAAGTGGAACTGGATTTTTCTTAGGGTGGATCGAAGATTAATCATTAACCAAAGCCAGGTTGGACCGTCGTATGTGTAACGGAGCGTTCGGCGTGATGGGCCTTCTGGTCTCGCGATTGAGACTGGAGTGGACTGGCTCATGTGGCTTTCAAGACCGGATCAGGCGCCGGTGACGGTTTGCTATTCTGGGCTCATCCTTTTGGAAAGAGAGTTAACGAAAAGATGTCAGAAGAAGCAGTGAAGATTACAGTTCGCCCCAACGGCCCGTTGCGGGTGGAGGGTTCTATTGTCCTGAAGGATGCTGATGGCAAGGAGTGGGACCTGACGGGCAAGCCGGCGATCTCGTTGTGCCGGTGCGGGCATAGCGAGAAGCGGCCGTTCTGCGATG
This genomic interval from Edaphobacter bradus contains the following:
- a CDS encoding glycosyltransferase, yielding MNRDEQDNPAQQAEPARPSGMELSIILPARNEEASLPACLASLLSQSEPGFELGRHWELILVNDDSTDSTRRIAAEAAASHPGITLLDAPPLDLHGRDSLNGKNNACWAGAQIARGRWLLFTDADTVHQPHDLSRSLREAERHHVALLSYSPRQIVSGFWQRALMPLVFSELASVYSTKEVNDPQRRLAAANGQFLLVERDAYFSIGGHRAQGANVLEDVAIARSIKRGQRLIRFRYAPEALSTRMYRTTGDMIAGWTKNLALLMPRPIYLAAWRVLDLVLFFGLPLVAFGLPWLILWQKTVIMLLWVRTLWRFYARVARSNFPAVDIAISIFGVPLFIYLLIRSVIDHNIRHSVTWKGRSYDTGR
- the rph gene encoding ribonuclease PH — encoded protein: MSEAAPRIFRPDGRTADSLRNIRLTPNFVVTAEGSVLIESGNTRVLCNATVEQGVPGWLRNSGRGWVTAEYGMLPRATLTRTPRESERGKVGGRTHEIQRLIGRSLRSVVDMKALGERTVILDCDVLQADGGTRTAAITGAAVALALALNKLVAAGTLKSSPLRQMIAATSVGIVDGSILLDLCYEEDSRATVDMNVVMLADGGLVETQATAEKDSYSRRQLNDMLDYADKGIRELLTAQQTALQSTS
- a CDS encoding ubiquitin carboxyl-terminal hydrolase 14, encoding MKCTHLDQIRDVTPSAKGCEECLKMGGRWVHLRMCMICGHVGCCDSSPGKHATEHFHKTKDPIMRSIEPGEDWGWCYVDEVELDFS
- a CDS encoding penta-EF hand family protein; its protein translation is MSKRRRIVLVVVLVVAALFSIGAIVGTTFAQKAAVPKPPNKLELGQDDVKELLLLMDTDKNGRISKQEFMKFMEAEFDRLDKDKSGELDAKELTQSTLRANHPYPFATVGK
- a CDS encoding CDGSH iron-sulfur domain-containing protein; its protein translation is MSEEAVKITVRPNGPLRVEGSIVLKDADGKEWDLTGKPAISLCRCGHSEKRPFCDGSHNRIGFQCAATPGNLT
- a CDS encoding TlpA family protein disulfide reductase → MRTVLLSVALGLLLTAGCDRGRHPGQVGGLAPAFSISDGSQSADLSKLRGKVVVLNFWATWCPPCIEELPSLMELQRRMPEVAVVAISTDEDTAAYKQFLSEHNIQLRTVNDASQRVNPLYGTFRYPETYVIDRNGVLRRKFIGPQTWTSPEIMDYLAKLERS
- a CDS encoding sigma-54-dependent transcriptional regulator: MQVLQNLTALGVAGVRAQGPTAKTETLIKVGPVGSESNERPPLHLMVVDDDRAVRKTCLEVAEAMGFVTVGADSLASAQAILRHRRIDLLLLDLKLPDGGGLTLLEQVKALYPDTTVVVMTAFATVTSAVEAMRIGAGDYLTKPFGLGEITTVLERASQRRYFDVESRMLRERLRSQKGAGGLLGQSPEMEKLYRILSKVAYSTHPVLILGESGTGKELVARSIHFNGPNADKPFVPVDCGSLVPSLIESELFGHVKGAFTGADRAKEGLLATAEGGTVFLDEIGELPLDLQAKLLRALQEKEVRPVGATQARPISARVLAATNRDLAGMVEQGRFRKDLFFRLNVVNLRIPPLRDRRDDIPLLAMHFVERMKKETGVDYTVSDETLRVMAAYDWPGNVRELENAIERACALSSGPVLHMGDLPTQLQDFRMHSIMAEQPVVAAQGPGAADGDGSIVSIAEMEKQAILATIRQLNGNKLMAARLLGIGKTTLYRKLKEYGIADVGDE